In Coffea arabica cultivar ET-39 chromosome 9e, Coffea Arabica ET-39 HiFi, whole genome shotgun sequence, the genomic window TATCCTCATAAATCCACCCATTTATCTCATCAATTTGAGATTGCAAATGGGAAGGGTAGAGGTCCAACTCTGGATTCTCAGCGAGATCATTGAACTCTGTATTCAACATCCGGATTATCTCTGCACTCTCGTTATTGACAATGGTTTTCGTTTTCTTATCCCAAAGAACCTAATAGAAAACATAACTTACTGTATGAACTGTAATATTCAAGCAGGTTAGTCTAGCgaaaaaaaatcacatttcaTGGTTAAAACATACAGGAACCGTATATCTTCCTGAGTAGTTTGAGCTCGCAATCTCGTACAGTTCTCTGATACTTTTAGCCCCATTTAAAGGATCAGGATCTGCACCAGGTTCTTCTGTACTTGAAGCAGGAAAAACCCATCCCATGTGCTCATCAGTATCCTTGGTCCTTGCCCAATTGATTTTAACAGCCTGATTTGTTGTCAAAAATAGAAGTTAACTCCAGGTAAAACTAGTAATAGCATAGCAATTTACAGCAACCTTACTGTAAAGCTGATGATTTTGTCCAGTCCTTTGATCTTAAAGCATGCCAGGCACCTGGATGCCCAGGGGCAACCATATGATACATATAGGTGATACCTTCCAGCCTCTGCAGGGAAAGGAGAGTTTGGATCTCGTGAGATTGCATTCCGGAAGGTTGAGGGCTTTCTCATAAATGCTCCGGATGCTGAAATATCTTCAAGAGAAGAGCCAGCCATTCTTAGGTTGCGCTAGAACTGTGTTAAACATTAGCAACGGTGCCATCAATTTTGAATCTTGAGAAtgttaaaaaaatgtaaaatgccAAATATACAGATGCTGGGTAACAAGTATTTGATTCTGAACattgtaaaattaaaatttcaatAAAAGAAATACCGTCTCATGATACAAGAAGATGACTCATCAAAGACATAAATGTCTTGAATCATTAAATCAGAAATATTAAGTTCAAGAAAGAAACATGGGAACAATGTAGCTGCCAATGAACGAAAGATTTTCTATGTAGCTCAACTCTGCAGTTCAGCACTGCGGAGATGCAGTAATCTAGGACCATGGTGCAGGTTTAGCAGTGTCTCATAGGGACGATGATCCTAAATGAGTGGATGATTGAAAGGGCGAGGAGGGAGATGGATTGTTATATTTCAACAATTATTCTACAGAAAATTATCTCCTTTCTTGATATTAAGTATCACGGCCAATTTGGAATGAAAAGTCAGCTGCTATTGAAGGAAATTCTGTATTTTGGGAGCAGACCACATCCATGAGAAAGACTTAATTCTCAAACCAAAAGACTTTCAATCTATTGATAAAACAATAGCTTCCCTTGTGGGTTTTAATTCATTTCGACACCCACCTTCCTCAGGATTACATTAATACTCCCAATCAATCTTTTCGCATTCTATATCATTGACTTAAAATCCAATAATTGCAACCAAGTAAAGGAGATTGCTGAAGTTGGGATCAGCAAACTCCCTGAGAGAATATCTTCCAATGAATTTCTTGGTCACAGTACCATCGCATTCGATCTGAGTCAAACTTTCATAGTTTCTGATTTCAGGAGATCTTTCATATTTAGCATTTCAGGAGATCAGAAAACAAGTTTCTTTaataattttcccttttttcttgagGAACCTATAATAGTTGCAGATTATCGgaaattgatgaaaatcatgttttatttTATCTATAATTACTTAAAATACAGAAACTTTACCACTAATGTTCGTAACTTCAAAATGATTTCATAGATGATTTATCAGCATAGCACAAATTTAATCCACTAATTAAGGCccccttccattttcttgctttctatTAACGTTTTCGTCTAGGGGTTTAAACAAGTCTAATCAAACCAAACACTATAGTGTTCaaacttgtttaattattttaacgAACTTGAAATTTTGCAAGCTTGACTTGTTTATATGTTGAACCAAATTTAAACGAGCTTTTTATCGAATTTGAATATTATCAAACATAAATTACTGATCAAATTTGCCTTGACTAGTAGGTGAACCAAGTTTGAACGAGTTCTTATCAAATCGAGCTCAATTCAAGTATATAATAGTTTGGTTCATTTTTCAACCATATTTTCATCAGCCATCTACGCTATTAATCCTACTGATGCTAAAAATTCCAAGAAATCAATCATATTTCAATCTTATAACCGCGATAATATTCTCTCCATTATAGTTGACAAGATTTTAACAGAAAGGTCCTGCCAGTAATTGATCAACGAACATATCAATCAAAtggatcacaaaattctgaaaaatatCCGTACTAAGAAATGATAACAAGTGAAACAACAGAAGCAAATGAATGTAAATGTAAACCACGAAAGAGGTTGACATACCTTGAAGGGAAGTTGCAGGAGACAAAAGGGATGGCTCTGTTTTCTTCCCCTGCTGCTTAGAGAAAGTCAGAAGTTTGGAAATGCAGAGATTATTTTGCTCTTTTAAAGAATAGTTGTCAGAATTACAGAATCTCCAAAAGGGGTTTATTGCCGTCTCATGACATCCTGTGTCCAAACAAATAGAATTTGACCGCGAATAGCTCCTGGGCCTGCCGGCAGCGGAGGCTGAACTGGGTGCCACGTGTATTCAAAACAAGACTTTTAGAGATGCAACTCttaaaaaatttgatgtaattttttaggattaatcttatatacaatcTATACGCTATCaccattaaattaaatatatgatacatgtataaaattttaatttaaaatttaaaatttgttcaTGTATCATTCATTCAActgtgatagtgtatatattaataatttatataaaatttactcttttttttaaattaaaattagtACACAGAAACAAAACTTATCATTCATATCAAAGGTGTATGAATTTAAGCCAAATGATCAATACACAAAATTGAGGTGCCAAGCGTGTTATATGTGGGAATAATATGGGAGTTAGGGCTCGTTCTAGTTTGATTATTTTATGATATCTGCTTGTtgttttcatttacttttgtatttagagtttaaaatttttaatagccaagtatctaaaatctagaattttttctataatcactttttatataattaattatcTTGTGGAAAATTTACagcaaaccaaaaaaaagatCATTAGTAACTTATAGAGGTACTTTTCTTACTCATTAGGTGTGTGATAATGGCTATAAAAACTCTAGAATTTGTGTTTAGGGTCGATGTGGGCTATTCAAAGGAAACTTAGGACAGTAAGATTAGGAATAGCAGCGAGGCGGGCTGCAGCGGGCAACCAAACATTTAATTGCAGCTGCCCTCCCAGCTTGCACGAGCAAGGAAAAAAGTATTTAATTAGTAAAAAAATGTAATAAATAATTTAGTACAAACGTATTAGTAAAATTAAtcaataatttgtattagtataaatatataattattaatataataattatattaattatattacatatacataATTCAATATTGATGACTAATAATATACTTATTGCaacttatatgtatatttgtgTAGGTTAGGGCTAATGCTGGATCGAGTAACTTGACTCGAGCTCGCAAGCTACTCGGTTTTGAAGGAAGCagcgagtcgagttcgagttttaATATTTTACACTCGAAAGCTCGACGAGCCTAATCgagttttttttaaatatatattttaatttttattattgtgaaatgtcaataatatcctttatttaaaattatacataaaatattaatttttattacgtGAGCTCGAATAGGCTCGATTGAGCTTGAATATGCTCGATTGATCTTGATTTGAattgattagatttaattaaacTTGAGCTCGAGAAACGTAAATTAacatcgagttcgagctcgaacttgAATTCTAAAAGCTCGACAAGCTCGAACTCGATCTCGAGCTTAGTTATTTTACttcaagtcgagctcgagtagtacTCGAACGCACCCCTATTTGTGTGTGTATAGGAAGTAACAATGCAGGGGCTACCCCATCCCCAGCCCTATTTTTTAAAGAGGGAAGAAAATGACCCGCCCAAACCCCTACCCCATTAATGTTGCTCCAGTTGCCATCCCTGTGTAGGTTTGTTCTGTCATTCAGTTCTGTGTTATTGTATGTGCTTCGTTATTTAATGCACAATTACGTTATATCTTATTGGTGAAAAAgtttttgtatatatatatacaatacttgacaaaaattagaaacaaaaataTTACTTATTTTAATTATACTTCAAATATTATAACAAATACACGAATTGGACGAACTAGATACATTATAATCGTTCTTGTCCCAAGTCCATCAAGGGCTGTGGAAATTGAAGGTGTTTGTctctcttccatttttttttcctccctctCTTCTtgagtacataaaccaaaagagaaagacAAGGCCTAATTAGctgcaaacaaaagaaaaccgcCCAAGGCCAATCCATCCAGCAACATAAAATAAAGttgtcttttttctttcttttttaaggGATGGCAATTGGGACGGGTGCCTGCGAGGGCTGATGAGGCGAGGGTGGGgtgggggaattttttcccctcgTTTAGAAGCTAGGCATGGGAGTATGACCCCGCTCCATCCTCCGCCTCGTCACccgttaaaaaaattaaataaataaataatatatgtatataattatatatataatatttaatttaattaattacaa contains:
- the LOC113709585 gene encoding uncharacterized protein; the protein is MAGSSLEDISASGAFMRKPSTFRNAISRDPNSPFPAEAGRYHLYVSYGCPWASRCLACFKIKGLDKIISFTAVKINWARTKDTDEHMGWVFPASSTEEPGADPDPLNGAKSIRELYEIASSNYSGRYTVPVLWDKKTKTIVNNESAEIIRMLNTEFNDLAENPELDLYPSHLQSQIDEINGWIYEDINNGVYKCGFARKQEPYDEAVKKLYVALDKCEEILSKQRYLCGGTVTEADIRLFVTLIRFDEAYAVYFKCNKKLIREYPNLFNYTKDIFQLPGISSTVKMDFIKKGYGSLSSNNPSGIIACGPDIDYSSPHDRSRF